Proteins encoded in a region of the Prunus persica cultivar Lovell chromosome G4, Prunus_persica_NCBIv2, whole genome shotgun sequence genome:
- the LOC18779401 gene encoding late embryogenesis abundant protein, group 3 — MAVISLARNVVFNLSRSFPQASSSISLRYSSRKVSRVCFTSASKFSEGRNAAEENRGDSRVDSRGSADKKWKNKEREYGSVDVSRKAKEPMEEGLEKSKQKAEEVKDTTKEYAQEAKEKTKGAVEMVAEKAKQGTNRAAETAESAKEKAKDYSYKSEKKTKDMAGTLADKAKEGTYKAAETAETAKKKAKEGAWGVKEKTEDVAATAEEKVKEGTSKAAKTAKDKVKGAWGAVKETGEKIKETVVGAPGEEVGVGFLDEDTRDSEDEIHVDVDGDGVAEGKVVGADVVERRRRAANPDGKKH; from the exons atggcagtgatTTCCCTAGCAAGAAATGTCGTCTTCAACCTCTCGAGGTCTTTTCCTCAAGCCTCTTCCTCAATCTCTCTCAGATATTCTTCTCGGAAAGTCTCCCGGGTCTGCTTCACCTCTGCCTCCAAATTCTCCgag gGTCGAAATGCGGCGGAAGAGAACAGGGGAGATTCAAGGGTTGACAGCAGGGGCTCTGCCgacaagaaatggaagaacaAGGAACGAGAGTACGGGTCTGTTGACGTGAGTAGGAAGGCAAAAGAACCCATGGAAGAAGGCCTggaaaaaagcaaacaaaaagcagAGGAAGTGAAAGACACAACCAAGGAGTATGCACAGGAAGCGAAAGAGAAGACAAAGGGCGCAGTGGAGATGGTGGCAGAGAAGGCAAAACAGGGAACAAACAGAGCAGCCGAGACAGCAGAGAGCGCCAAGGAGAAAGCCAAAGACTACTCGTACAAGTCAGAAAAGAAGACCAAAGATATGGCGGGGACTCTAGCGGATAAGGCAAAAGAAGGGACTTACAAGGCCGCAGAGACGGCGGAGACTGCAAAGAAGAAGGCGAAAGAGGGCGCGTGGGGGGTGAAGGAGAAAACAGAGGATGTAGCCGCGACGGCGGAGGAGAAGGTGAAGGAGGGGACGAGCAAGGCGGCGAAGACGGCGAAGGATAAAGTGAAGGGGGCGTGGGGTGCGGTGAAGGAGACAGGGGAGAAGATTAAGGAGACGGTGGTTGGGGCGCCAGGTGAGGAGGTGGGGGTTGGGTTTTTGGATGAGGACACTAGAGACAGTGAAGATGAAATTCATGTTGAtgttgatggtgatggtgtgGCGGAAGGGAAGGTGGTGGGTGCGGATGTTGTGGAACGCAGGCGGCGTGCTGCCAATCCTGATGGGAAGAAACATTGA
- the LOC109948497 gene encoding autophagy-related protein 8C-like has translation MVMDYNTLESRQAEEKKPAGIDQWSFKQVKVENAAGTGSEFDGTDSDEKKNVPLAKKSRKRKYCIWAIACLDNWNKRGWRRNGKKSLEGADLREKYPLCIPVSVEKDAGSDIPDINMKKFLIPSDMLLRKFVRFLRGYSKKPMFVFFKNTTQPPTGVLMSAIDEENKDSDGYLHVIYSGNDHLSGLFEELKLSS, from the exons ATGGTTATGGACTATAATACTTTAGAAAGTAGGCAAGCTGAAGAGAAGAAGCCG GCAGGCATTGATCAGTGGAGCTTTAAGCAGGTCAAAGTGGAGAATGCTGCAGGGACAGGGAGTGAATTTGATGGCACTGACAGCGACGAGAAGAA AAATGTTCCGTTAGcaaaaaaaagcagaaaacGAAAGTATTGCATATGGGCCATTGCTTGCTTAGACAATTGGAATAAGAGAGGCTGGAGGAGGAAcggaaaaaaaagtttggaaGGTGCCGATTTGAGGGAGAAGTATCCACTTTGTATACCT GTGAGTGTAGAGAAGGATGCAGGGAGTGACATTCCGGACATTAACATGAAGAA ATTCCTTATCCCTTCTGATATGCTTCTTAGAAAATTTGTTCGGTTTTTACGGGGTTATAGCAAAAAGCCcatgtttgtctttttcaAGAACACTACTCAACCTCCCACTG GTGTCTTGATGTCTGCAATCGATGAGGAAAATAAGGATAGCGATGGATATCTTCACGTGATTTACAGTGGGAATGATCATTTGAGTGGATTGTTTGAAGAGCTCAAGTTATCTTCATAG
- the LOC18779790 gene encoding late embryogenesis abundant protein 1 yields the protein MAVNSMAKNLIFNPSKSFPQSPSALSPRYSSRKVSRVCFNTSATKYSEGQNAAEDHRDSRADWAYDDKKWRNEGSVDANNRGKNPAEEMIDRTKDFTHETKERTKSAAEKAKEGTNRAAKTAVSAKEKAKQYAYETKEKTKEVAGSVAEKAKEGTYKVAEMAASAKEKAKEKAKEMKEKTEDVAETVADKVKEGTSKVAETAKDKVKGEWGAAKETGKKIKETLVGSTSSDSDDEVEVVHEKVVEVLDEKGNVVDVRRRIRKPEDDDVKKC from the exons ATGGCAGTCAACTCCATGGCTAAGAATCTCATCTTCAACCCTTCAAAATCTTTTCCTCAAAGCCCTTCAGCACTGTCTCCCAGATATTCCTCTCGCAAAGTCTCAAGGGTCTGCTTCAATACCTCTGCCACCAAATACTCGGAG GGTCAAAATGCTGCGGAAGATCATAGGGATTCAAGGGCAGACTGGGCCTACGATGACAAGAAGTGGAGGAACGAGGGGTCCGTTGACGCAAATAACAGAGGAAAAAATCCAGCAGAGGAAATGATAGACAGGACCAAGGACTTTACCCATGAAACGAAGGAGAGGACAAAGAGCGCAGCGGAGAAGGCGAAAGAGGGAACAAACAGAGCAGCCAAGACAGCAGTGAGCGCCAAGGAGAAAGCAAAACAATACGCCTACGAGACAAAGGAGAAGACGAAAGAGGTGGCGGGATCTGTAGCTGAGAAGGCCAAAGAGGGGACGTATAAGGTGGCGGAGATGGCGGCGAGCGCGAAGGAGAAGGCAAAAGAGAAGGCGAAGGAGATGAAGGAGAAAACAGAGGATGTGGCCGAAACGGTGGCGGATAAGGTGAAGGAGGGGACGAGCAAGGTGGCAGAGACGGCGAAGGACAAGGTGAAGGGGGAGTGGGGGGCGGCGAAGGAGACGGGGAAGAAGATTAAGGAGACTCTGGTGGGGAGTACTTCATCTGATTCTGATGatgaggtggaggtggtgcaTGAGAAGGTTGTGGAAGTTTTGGATGAGAAGGGGAATGTTGTGGATGTTAGGAGGCGGATTCGCAAGcctgaagatgatgatgtgaAGAAATGTTGA